The following are encoded together in the Malaya genurostris strain Urasoe2022 chromosome 3, Malgen_1.1, whole genome shotgun sequence genome:
- the LOC131433777 gene encoding transmembrane protease serine 9-like: protein MTAAHCTSSDKSDYVPPDVVKLGSTKLSQTETTDNNSKPQLISIRRIVNHPEYKPARSYYDIAILELSQNARPSENVCTACLWTTPTTLPPNMIVMGFGTTRYDEDQSPLLLKASVGPVEVSSCARNLLPDPLFPNGLTDNQFCAGGNNRDACEGDSGRPLMVQLADFDKLVPYIVGIGHDGTIGVYSRVAYFFDWIQTVTNTSFNPLECARRSVCRDYLKDFHSPVQRQQAAPRYRASLLQDEQPTGCGGSLIDYRHVLTSAQCVFRNIRPSHVEIYDTIVAITNIVIHPRYNRLSKRNNIAVLKLQKFLNTNHEFQAILPVCLWAQSTLDTDEVYVAGRDPNSEFNKHLSVRTNLTRSIQCRDDQLCSVQTTLLVPETCQYEPGGSVDSSVSVAVTQTRVPYIYGVNIEGSACGGEQAVFKTIKVFPHYHWIEAIVLSSRNDESLLVQNSNTSQRSTNNRRRMGGRMRLANGSRGLRNVRILRERRVY, encoded by the exons ATGACAGCCGCACACTGTACCAGTTCCGATAAATCAGATTATGTTCCACCGGACGTCGTCAAGCTTGGTAGCACCAAATTGAGTCAAACTGAAACGACGGATAACAATTCAAAGCCTCAGCTAATCAGCATCCGTAGAATTGTGAACCACCCAGAATATAAACCAGCCCGGTCCTATTATGATATTGCTATACTTGAATTATCACAAAACGCTCGGCCGAGTGAAAACGTTTGCACAGCTTGCCTGTGGACGACACCCACCACTCTACCTCCAAATATGATCGTAATGGGTTTCGGAACCACAAGGTACGATGAAGACCAAAGCCCACTTTTACTCAAAGCATCTGTAGGACCAGTGGAAGTAAGTAGTTGTGCAAGAAATTTACTTCCAGACCCATTGTTTCCGAATGGACTCACTGATAACCAGTTTTGTGCTGGAGGAAACAATCGAGACGCTTGCGAGGGTGATTCGGGAAGACCACTTATGGTACAGTTAGCTGACTTCGATAAGCTTGTACCGTACATTGTCGGCATAGGCCATGATGGAACGATTGGTGTTTATTCTAGAGTGGCATATTTTTTCGACTGGATACAGACCGTAACAAACACGTCATTTAATCCGTTGGAATGCGCGAGAAGGTCGGTGTGCCGTGACTATCTCAAGGATTTTCACAGTCCAGTTCAACGGCAACAGGCAGCTCCTAGATACCGAGCTAGTTTACTGCAAGATGAGCAACCTACCGGATGTGGAGGCAGTTTGATTGATTATCGCCATGTGCTGACATCTGCACAATGTGTTTTTCGCAATATACGACCATCACACGTGGAAATTTATGATACAATAGTGGCTATCACCAATATCGTTATTCATCCGAGATACAATAGGCTTTCGAAGCGAAATAATATAGCTGTCCTAAAACTACAGAAATTTCTGAATACGAATCATGAATTTCAAGCAATTCTTCCGGTTTGTTTGTGGGCTCAATCAACACTAGACACTGACGAAGTATATGTTGCGGGACGTGATCCCAACTCTGAATTCAACAAACATTTATCGGTTAGAACTAACCTGACGAGATCGATACAATGTAGAGACGATCAACTTTGTTCTGTACAAACAACTCTATTGGTTCCAGAAACGTGTCAA TACGAACCTGGTGGATCCGTTGATAGTTCCGTAAGTGTTGCGGTTACGCAAACTAGAGTTCCTTACATCTATGGTGTCAACATAGAAGGATCGGCTTGTGGTGGAGAGCAGGCGGTGTTTAAAACCATCAAAGTGTTTCCGCATTACCATTGGATTGAAGCGATCGTACTTAGTAGTCGCAATGATG AGAGCTTACTTGTGCAAAACAGCAACACATCTCAAAGATCGACTAACAATCGAAGACGTATGGGAGGTCGCATGCGTTTGGCAAATGGTAGTAGAGGACTCAGGAACGTACGAATTTTGAGAGAAAGACGAGTATACTGA